The following coding sequences are from one Polynucleobacter sp. JS-JIR-II-50 window:
- a CDS encoding tripartite tricarboxylate transporter substrate binding protein, whose protein sequence is MQFKSAFITFLIAICPIFWVGSASSQSSYPNRTIQTVMPLQAGSGVDILMRPIAQKMGESLGQAITIENIPGGAGLIGAAKVAQSPADGYILGAFNDSILTMLPNLYKKVDYDPVQSFSPISEVAAITFVLVANPTFPGNTAADLVRIAKEKPGRIDYASGGNGSPQHIGMEIFRQYTGAPIVHIPYRGAAAAVTDVMAGQVPVMISALSVVLPHIRAGKLKVLGVASKTRSPLLPNTPTIGESVKGYEFSTWGALLAPKGTSPAVIEKLNESLASALKDPKLREQLIQQGFEFVPLGPDHLKEMIAQGLVRMKKVIKDGGIQPD, encoded by the coding sequence ATGCAATTCAAATCAGCATTTATTACCTTTCTCATCGCAATCTGCCCAATTTTTTGGGTAGGCTCAGCCAGCTCACAAAGCAGCTATCCTAACCGAACCATACAAACCGTCATGCCGCTTCAAGCGGGAAGTGGCGTTGATATCTTGATGCGCCCAATTGCGCAAAAAATGGGGGAAAGCCTGGGTCAAGCTATCACAATAGAAAATATTCCCGGGGGTGCGGGATTGATTGGCGCAGCTAAGGTTGCACAAAGTCCTGCTGATGGCTATATCTTAGGCGCATTTAATGACAGCATCCTAACGATGCTACCCAATCTATACAAAAAGGTTGATTACGATCCAGTTCAAAGTTTTTCTCCAATATCTGAAGTAGCTGCGATTACTTTTGTGCTGGTTGCCAACCCAACATTTCCTGGGAATACCGCAGCGGACCTAGTGCGCATTGCTAAAGAAAAACCTGGTAGGATTGATTACGCATCTGGGGGCAATGGATCGCCACAGCATATTGGCATGGAAATCTTCCGCCAATATACTGGCGCCCCAATCGTTCACATTCCTTATCGTGGAGCTGCTGCTGCAGTCACTGACGTCATGGCTGGTCAAGTGCCAGTGATGATCAGCGCTTTATCGGTTGTACTTCCCCATATTCGTGCTGGAAAGCTAAAGGTATTGGGGGTAGCAAGTAAAACACGATCTCCGTTGCTTCCCAATACCCCAACAATTGGTGAGAGTGTGAAAGGTTATGAATTCTCAACCTGGGGCGCTCTACTAGCACCTAAGGGTACTTCACCAGCGGTTATTGAAAAGCTAAATGAGTCTTTAGCATCTGCGCTAAAGGATCCAAAGCTGCGTGAACAACTTATTCAGCAAGGCTTTGAATTTGTCCCTCTTGGCCCAGATCATTTAAAAGAAATGATTGCACAGGGATTGGTAAGGATGAAAAAAGTGATTAAGGATGGCGGTATACAGCCCGACTAA
- the groL gene encoding chaperonin GroEL (60 kDa chaperone family; promotes refolding of misfolded polypeptides especially under stressful conditions; forms two stacked rings of heptamers to form a barrel-shaped 14mer; ends can be capped by GroES; misfolded proteins enter the barrel where they are refolded when GroES binds): MAAKDVVFGDNARTKMVEGVNILANAVKTTLGPKGRNVVIERSFGGPTITKDGVSVAKEIELKDKLQNMGAQMVKEVASKTADIAGDGTTTATVLAQSIVREGMKYVVSGHNPMDLKRGIDKAVAAAIQELAKISKPCTTTKEIAQVGSISANSDHSIGQRIAEAMEKVGKEGVITVEDGKSLEDELEVVEGMQFDRGYLSPYFINQPEKQVAVLESPYVLLFDKKIANIRDLLPVLEQVAKSGRPLLIIAEDVEGEALATLVVNNIRGIIKTCAVKAPGFGDRRKAMLEDIAILTGGTVIAEEIGLTLEKTTLEHLGQAKRIEVGKENTIIIDGAGDAKAIEARVKNIRVQIEEATSDYDKEKLQERVAKLAGGVAVIRVGAATEVEMKEKKARVDDALHATRAAVEEGIVPGGGVALIRAMQGIKGLKGDNADQDAGISIVLRAMQEPLRTIVSNAGEDAGVVVNAVQASTGNNGYNAATGEYGDLVAQGVIDPTKVTKTALVNAASVAGLLLTTDCAISEAPKDESAGGMPDMGGMGGMGGMGGMM; the protein is encoded by the coding sequence ATGGCAGCAAAAGACGTTGTATTTGGAGATAACGCCCGCACCAAAATGGTCGAAGGCGTCAATATTCTTGCTAATGCAGTGAAAACAACTTTGGGACCAAAAGGTCGCAACGTAGTAATCGAGCGTTCATTCGGTGGACCAACGATTACTAAAGACGGCGTATCCGTAGCAAAAGAAATCGAACTCAAAGACAAGCTCCAGAACATGGGCGCGCAGATGGTTAAGGAAGTTGCTTCTAAAACTGCTGACATCGCTGGTGACGGTACAACTACCGCTACTGTATTGGCGCAGTCTATCGTTCGCGAAGGTATGAAGTATGTTGTTTCAGGCCATAATCCAATGGACCTAAAGCGTGGTATTGACAAGGCTGTTGCAGCCGCTATTCAAGAACTCGCAAAAATCAGCAAGCCTTGCACTACCACTAAAGAAATCGCTCAAGTAGGCTCTATTTCTGCAAACAGCGACCACAGTATTGGTCAGCGCATTGCAGAGGCAATGGAAAAAGTAGGTAAAGAAGGCGTTATCACTGTTGAAGATGGTAAGTCATTAGAAGACGAGCTTGAAGTGGTTGAGGGTATGCAGTTTGACCGCGGTTACCTTTCTCCATACTTCATCAATCAACCAGAAAAGCAAGTTGCCGTATTGGAAAGCCCATACGTTCTCTTGTTTGACAAGAAGATTGCCAACATCCGTGATTTGCTCCCAGTGCTTGAGCAAGTAGCAAAGTCTGGTCGTCCATTGTTGATCATTGCAGAAGATGTTGAAGGCGAAGCCTTGGCAACTTTAGTTGTGAACAACATCCGCGGCATCATCAAGACTTGTGCTGTTAAGGCTCCTGGTTTCGGTGACCGTCGTAAAGCCATGTTGGAAGACATTGCAATTTTGACTGGCGGCACAGTAATTGCTGAAGAAATCGGCCTCACACTCGAGAAAACTACCCTTGAGCACCTAGGTCAAGCGAAGCGTATCGAAGTAGGCAAAGAAAACACCATCATTATTGACGGTGCTGGCGATGCTAAAGCAATCGAAGCTCGCGTGAAGAACATTCGTGTTCAGATCGAAGAAGCTACTAGTGACTACGACAAAGAAAAATTGCAAGAGCGTGTAGCCAAGTTGGCTGGCGGTGTTGCAGTGATTCGTGTTGGTGCTGCTACTGAAGTAGAAATGAAAGAGAAAAAGGCTCGTGTTGACGACGCATTGCACGCAACTCGTGCAGCTGTTGAAGAAGGCATTGTTCCTGGCGGTGGCGTAGCCTTGATTCGTGCAATGCAAGGTATCAAGGGCTTGAAAGGCGATAACGCCGATCAAGACGCTGGTATCAGCATCGTATTGCGCGCTATGCAAGAGCCATTGCGTACGATCGTTAGTAACGCTGGTGAAGACGCTGGTGTGGTTGTTAATGCAGTACAAGCAAGTACAGGCAATAACGGCTACAACGCAGCTACTGGTGAATACGGCGACCTCGTTGCACAAGGTGTTATCGACCCAACTAAGGTAACAAAAACTGCATTGGTAAATGCTGCTTCTGTTGCTGGCTTGTTGTTGACAACTGATTGCGCAATCTCTGAAGCACCAAAAGATGAGTCTGCTGGTGGTATGCCTGATATGGGTGGCATGGGTGGAATGGGTGGAATGGGCGGCATGATGTAA
- a CDS encoding co-chaperone GroES, translating into MNLRPLHDRVIIKRLDQESKTASGIIIPDAAAEKPDQGEVLAVGPGKRDDSGKLNAPDVKVGDRVLFGKYAGQTVKVDSEELIVMREDDIMAVVQK; encoded by the coding sequence ATGAATTTGCGTCCCTTACATGATCGCGTAATCATCAAGCGTTTAGATCAAGAATCAAAAACTGCTTCCGGAATCATCATTCCTGACGCTGCTGCAGAAAAACCTGATCAAGGTGAAGTATTGGCAGTTGGCCCAGGTAAACGCGATGACAGCGGCAAATTAAACGCACCTGACGTCAAAGTAGGCGATCGCGTGTTGTTTGGCAAATATGCAGGTCAAACAGTAAAAGTTGACAGCGAAGAACTCATCGTGATGCGTGAAGACGACATCATGGCTGTTGTACAGAAGTAA
- a CDS encoding DUF6525 family protein, whose product MRQAVVNAAILLCKHRRYQAQGWFEYQCLPIPLVAVSSERVHSWHPRSCLRLWHGLVLAKCQE is encoded by the coding sequence ATACGCCAAGCCGTCGTAAACGCAGCAATCCTTCTTTGCAAGCATCGGCGCTATCAGGCTCAGGGATGGTTTGAATACCAATGCTTACCAATCCCACTGGTAGCCGTGAGTTCAGAACGAGTTCACTCATGGCATCCACGTAGCTGCTTGAGGCTATGGCATGGGTTGGTATTGGCAAAATGCCAGGAATAA
- a CDS encoding response regulator transcription factor encodes MRKRVMLVDDHPAMLMALKSMLQDQLLFEIAGQAQNGEECLRSMKEVNPNMVILDLDMPKTDGFDVIRRIGLMYPDVRMLVLSSMDEAVYGGRVRSLGGHGFVNKTAGADVILAACVAISQGYNFFTHGKNGNSSLSDNDKLALISDRELQVMKYLGKGNSNQQISEMLHISNKTVATYKTRVFDKLGINNIADLILFCRMNNIIEN; translated from the coding sequence ATGAGAAAACGCGTGATGTTGGTAGATGACCATCCGGCAATGCTGATGGCTCTTAAAAGTATGTTGCAGGACCAGTTGCTGTTTGAGATCGCAGGACAAGCTCAGAATGGCGAGGAGTGCCTTAGGTCCATGAAAGAGGTGAACCCCAATATGGTGATCCTTGATCTAGATATGCCCAAAACGGATGGCTTTGATGTCATCCGCCGAATTGGGTTGATGTACCCAGATGTGCGGATGCTTGTACTGTCGAGCATGGATGAAGCAGTCTATGGCGGCAGGGTGCGCTCATTAGGTGGGCATGGCTTTGTAAACAAAACTGCAGGTGCAGATGTCATCCTAGCCGCATGCGTTGCCATATCCCAAGGCTATAACTTTTTCACTCATGGAAAAAATGGCAATAGCTCATTAAGTGACAACGATAAGCTTGCGTTAATTTCTGATCGTGAGTTACAGGTCATGAAATATCTGGGCAAAGGTAACTCCAATCAACAAATCTCTGAAATGCTGCATATCAGCAATAAGACAGTAGCTACTTATAAAACCAGAGTCTTTGACAAGCTGGGCATTAACAATATTGCAGACCTTATATTGTTCTGTCGCATGAACAACATTATCGAGAACTAA